In Fructilactobacillus cliffordii, a single genomic region encodes these proteins:
- a CDS encoding phage head closure protein, with amino-acid sequence MVRHLPYSDFAFKGKFYTEKSVDNDNTGTTTRQMVELFQAWIKPMKRTRMQTLTALGQQLADTVDVMIPHNDQASEATFVKYDDQVFHIEAYNPDDSWGWGGYDVLTLKKVRKEV; translated from the coding sequence ATGGTTAGGCATTTGCCTTACAGCGACTTTGCATTCAAGGGTAAATTCTACACGGAAAAGTCAGTTGATAACGACAACACGGGGACTACAACTCGTCAAATGGTTGAACTGTTTCAAGCATGGATTAAGCCCATGAAGCGAACCCGGATGCAGACGTTGACGGCCCTTGGCCAACAATTGGCTGATACAGTTGACGTTATGATTCCGCATAATGACCAAGCTAGCGAAGCCACTTTCGTAAAGTATGATGATCAAGTTTTTCACATTGAAGCCTATAACCCAGACGATAGTTGGGGCTGGGGTGGATATGACGTGTTAACTCTCAAGAAGGTCAGAAAAGAGGTGTAG